In Tiliqua scincoides isolate rTilSci1 chromosome 1, rTilSci1.hap2, whole genome shotgun sequence, the following are encoded in one genomic region:
- the MRPL23 gene encoding large ribosomal subunit protein uL23m, with product MRSESGAMARRLIYPLYQLGNPQIRVFRTNYFVTLVRPGVPQPEDTVQFRIPMEMTRVELKDYLEKIYNVPVAAVRTRIQHGSNKQRDHRNRRIKKPDYKVAYVQLAVGQTFQFPDLFPEQEETIEPGSFDDIQKKFMEDERQRQKDDPRRAGVPSWFGL from the exons ATGCGCAGTGAGAGCGGAGCGATGGCTCGCCGGCTGAT TTATCCCCTGTACCAGCTTGGAAATCCTCAAATAAGGGTTTTCCGGACAAATTACTTTGTGACACTGGTGAGGCCTGGTGTTCCACAACCAGAAGACACTGTGCAATTCCGCATCCCCATGGA AATGACAAGAGTGGAATTGAAGGATTACCTTGAAAAAATATACAACGTTCCTGTGGCTGCTGTGAGAACCAGAATACAGCATG GTTCAAACAAGCAGAGGGATCACAGAAACAGACGAATAAAGAAGCCAGATTATAAGGTTGCGTATGTACAGCTG GCTGTGGGACAAACTTTTCAGTTTCCAGACTTGTTTCCAGAGCAAGAAGAAACTATTGAGCCTGGTTCTTTTGATGACATCCAGAAGAAGTTTATGGAAgatgagagacagagacagaaagATGACCCTAGGCGAGCAGGAGTTCCTAGCTGGTTTGGACTGTGA